One window of Catharus ustulatus isolate bCatUst1 chromosome 3, bCatUst1.pri.v2, whole genome shotgun sequence genomic DNA carries:
- the PNISR gene encoding LOW QUALITY PROTEIN: arginine/serine-rich protein PNISR (The sequence of the model RefSeq protein was modified relative to this genomic sequence to represent the inferred CDS: deleted 1 base in 1 codon) yields the protein MWDQGGQPWQQWPLNQQQWMQSFQHQQDPSQIDWAALAQAWIAQREASGQQNVVEQQGMMPNGQDISGIESGPNNHNNFQGDPNFNRMWQPEWGMPHQPPHPPPDQQWMTPTPGQMEIVPPSEDSNSQDSGEFTPDNRHIFNQNNHNFGGPPDNFAMGPVNQFDYQHGAAFGPPQGGFHPPYWQPGPPGPPGPPAPPAPTQNRRERPSFRDRQRSPIAMPVKQEPPQIDAVKRRTLPAWIREGLEKMEREKQKKLEKERMEQQRSQMSKKEKKENEEAEEGDGPRLPQRSKFDSDEEEEDAENTEAVSVGKISRSPSPAPQEEQSEPEMTEEEKEYQMMMLTKMLLTEILLDVTNEEIYYVAKDVHRKATKAPAKQLAQSSALASLTGLGGLGGYGSGDSEDERSDRGSESSDTDDEELRHRIRQKQEAFWRKEREQQLLLEKQLEEEKLQNEKNSKEMNEFINKEQNSNLASQEQKKLKQIWFMKRRDLQMQSHLM from the exons ATGTGGGATCAAGGTGGACAACCTTGGCAGCAATGGCCTTTGAACCAACAGCAGTGGATGCAGTCATTTCAGCACCAGCAAGATCCAA GCCAGATTGACTGGGCTGCACTAGCTCAAGCATGGATTGCTCAGCGAGAAGCCTCAGGGCAACAGAATGTAGTGGAACAACAAGGAATGATGCCAAACGGACAGGATATTTCAGGAATAGAGTCTGGTCCAAACAACCATAATAATTTTCAGGGGGATCCCAATTTCAACAGAATGTGGCAGCCAG AATGGGGAATGCCTCACCAACCCCCTCACCCACCTCCAGATCAGCAGTGGATGACTCCAACCCCAGGTCAAATGGAAATTGTTCCTCCGTCTGAAGACAGCAACAGTCAGGACAGTGGGGAATTTACTCCTGACAACAGGCATATTTTTAACCAGAACAATCACAACTTTGGGGGACCTCCCGATAACTTTGCAATGGGGCCAGTGAACCAGTTTGACTATCAG CATGGGGCTGCTTTTGGTCCACCTCAAGGTGGATTTCATCCACCTTATTGGCAGCCAGgaccaccagggccaccaggtcctccagcacctcctgcaccTACTCAAAATCGAAGGGAAAGACCCTCATTCAGAGATCGACAACGTTCACCTATTGCGATGCCTGTGAAGCAGGAGCCTCCCCAGATTG ATGCTGTGAAGCGTAGAACTCTGCCTGCCTGGATTCGTGAGGGCctggaaaagatggaaagagaaaaacagaaaaaattggagaaagaGAGAATGGAACAGCAACGTTCACAGATGtctaaaaaagagaaaaaggaaaatgaggaggCTGAAGAAGGGGATGGCCCACGGTTGCCTCAGAGAAGTAAATTT GACAGTgatgaggaagaagaagatgctgaaaacacagaagCTGTAAGTGTTGGGAAAATCAGCAGGagtccatccccagctcctcaaGAGGAGCAAAGTGAACCAGAAatgacagaagaagaaaaggagtaTCAAATG ATGATGCTGACAAAAATGCTGCTGACAGAGATTCTCCTAGATGTCACAAATGAAGAAATCTATTATGTGGCCAAAGATGTTCACCGTAAAGCAACTAAAG CTCCTGCAAAACAGCTGGCACAGTCCAGTGCACTGGCTTCCCTCACTGGACTCG GTGGACTGGGTGGTTATGGATCAGGAGACAGTGAAGATGAGAGGAGTGACAGAGGCTCTGAATCATCTGATACTGATGATGAGGAATTGCGACACAGAATAAGGCAAAAACAGGAAGCGTtttggagaaaagagagagaacagCAACTACTACTAGAAAAACAACTAGAAG aagaaaagctacaaaatgaaaaaaattcaaaagagaTGAATGAATTTAtcaacaaagaacaaaatagtAACTTAGCATCACAGGAG CAAAAGAAATTGAAGCAGATATGGTTCATGAAAAGAAGAGATCTCCAAATGCAATCGCACCTGATGTAG
- the COQ3 gene encoding ubiquinone biosynthesis O-methyltransferase, mitochondrial isoform X1: MWGGGAARALGRAVPRALRHRRAAVALPGAAGDDHADLSFQTGLRGVLQDYHRKRQLKSSSTLPVSLTEMKSNMFTVKRPFSTSHSSVDSKEIKKFQLLAHKWWDEEGEYAALHSMNDIRVPFIRDTLLSMSSNYHLGNPLSGIKILDVGCGGGLLSEPLGRLGASVTGIDPVEDNIRTADQHKSFDPVLAKRIQYKCSSLEEIVEESMETFDVIVASEVVEHVADLETFIKCCSQVLKPEGSLFITTINKTQLSYVLGIVVAEKIMGIVPEGTHEWEKFVPPEELERLLESNGFAVKTMSGMLYNPLSGSWSWMESTGLNYAVHAVKAGAWAQSHATDTPPETDIQQHSATAGTAGTVPHGTV, translated from the exons aTGTGGGGCGGAGGGGCGGCCCGAGCCCTCGGCCGAGCTGTCCCCCGCGCCCTGCGGCACCGGAGGGCGGCGGTCGCGCTGCCGGGGGCCGCGGGCG ATGACCATGCTGATCTGTCTTTTCAGACAGGTCTGAGAGGTGTCCTTCAGGACTACCACAGGAAAAGACAACTGAAATCCAGTAGTACCTTGCCTGTCTCTCTgactgaaatgaaaagcaacat GTTCACTGTGAAGAGACCTTTCAGCACTTCACACTCATCAGTGGattcaaaggaaattaaaaaattccagCTCCTTGCACATAAGTGGTGGGATGAAGAAGGAGAATATGCAGCCCTTCATTCTATGAATGATATTAGAGTGCCATTTATTAG AGATACTCTGTTGAGCATGAGTAGTAATTATCATCTGGGAAATCCACTTTCTGGAATCAAGATTCTTGATGTGGGCTGCGGTGGAGGACTGCTGAGTGAG CCTTTAGGTAGACTGGGAGCTTCAGTTACTGGAATTGATCCTGTGGAGGACAACATTAGAACAGCAGATCAGCACAAGTCATTTGATCCAGTGCTGGCCAAGAGAATACAGTACAAGTGCAGTTCACTGGAGGAGATTGTGGAGGAGTCTATGGAAACCTTTGATGTAATTGTAGCTTCTGAAGTAGTGGAGCATGTGGCTGACCTTGAAACGTTTATCAAGTGTTGCTCTCAGGTGTTAAAG cCCGAAGGTTCTTTATTCATTACGACAATCAATAAAACACAATTGTCCTATGTCCTGGGAATTGTGGttgcagaaaaaataatgggGATTGTACCAGAAGGAACACATGAATGGGAGAAATTTGTTCCCCCTGAAGAGCTGGAGCGCCTCCTGGAATCAA atGGCTTTGCAGTCAAGACCATGAGTGGGATGTTGTATAATCCGCTCTcaggctcctggagctggatgGAGAGCACGGGCCTGAACTACGCAGTGCACGCAGTGAAGGCTGGGGCTTGGGCGCAGTCACATGCCACAGACACCCCGCCAGAGACAGACATCCAGCAGCACTCAGCCACAGCTGGTACAGCTGGCACTGTCCCACACGGCACTGTCTGA
- the COQ3 gene encoding ubiquinone biosynthesis O-methyltransferase, mitochondrial isoform X2 has product MKSNMFTVKRPFSTSHSSVDSKEIKKFQLLAHKWWDEEGEYAALHSMNDIRVPFIRDTLLSMSSNYHLGNPLSGIKILDVGCGGGLLSEPLGRLGASVTGIDPVEDNIRTADQHKSFDPVLAKRIQYKCSSLEEIVEESMETFDVIVASEVVEHVADLETFIKCCSQVLKPEGSLFITTINKTQLSYVLGIVVAEKIMGIVPEGTHEWEKFVPPEELERLLESNGFAVKTMSGMLYNPLSGSWSWMESTGLNYAVHAVKAGAWAQSHATDTPPETDIQQHSATAGTAGTVPHGTV; this is encoded by the exons atgaaaagcaacat GTTCACTGTGAAGAGACCTTTCAGCACTTCACACTCATCAGTGGattcaaaggaaattaaaaaattccagCTCCTTGCACATAAGTGGTGGGATGAAGAAGGAGAATATGCAGCCCTTCATTCTATGAATGATATTAGAGTGCCATTTATTAG AGATACTCTGTTGAGCATGAGTAGTAATTATCATCTGGGAAATCCACTTTCTGGAATCAAGATTCTTGATGTGGGCTGCGGTGGAGGACTGCTGAGTGAG CCTTTAGGTAGACTGGGAGCTTCAGTTACTGGAATTGATCCTGTGGAGGACAACATTAGAACAGCAGATCAGCACAAGTCATTTGATCCAGTGCTGGCCAAGAGAATACAGTACAAGTGCAGTTCACTGGAGGAGATTGTGGAGGAGTCTATGGAAACCTTTGATGTAATTGTAGCTTCTGAAGTAGTGGAGCATGTGGCTGACCTTGAAACGTTTATCAAGTGTTGCTCTCAGGTGTTAAAG cCCGAAGGTTCTTTATTCATTACGACAATCAATAAAACACAATTGTCCTATGTCCTGGGAATTGTGGttgcagaaaaaataatgggGATTGTACCAGAAGGAACACATGAATGGGAGAAATTTGTTCCCCCTGAAGAGCTGGAGCGCCTCCTGGAATCAA atGGCTTTGCAGTCAAGACCATGAGTGGGATGTTGTATAATCCGCTCTcaggctcctggagctggatgGAGAGCACGGGCCTGAACTACGCAGTGCACGCAGTGAAGGCTGGGGCTTGGGCGCAGTCACATGCCACAGACACCCCGCCAGAGACAGACATCCAGCAGCACTCAGCCACAGCTGGTACAGCTGGCACTGTCCCACACGGCACTGTCTGA